The following nucleotide sequence is from Methanobacterium sp..
CGATATACCTGCAGGTACTACTTTTACTCCCCCTGGTCCTTCATAAATAGCATCTTCAATATCCGCATCTCCTGAAAGAACGTCATGAAGAGTAACAGATTTTCCTTCCATACCTAGTATCAGTTCCAAGTTAGCCATGGCCACATCCGCATCAAGAACAATCACTTCTTCTCCGTAAGTAGCCAATGCAACCCCTAAATTCGCCGTGATAGTTGTTTTTCCAACTCCTCCTTTTCCTGATGCAACTGTTATCACTCTTGTCATCAAATTCCTCCTATAAGTAATATATTGCCTTAACTGTTTTTATCTTTAACTAAAATTAACTAAATTCAACATTAATATCAAATTTTTCCACAACTTCCGGATATTGTCTGAAACTTTTTTTAATGGCAATTTCCGCTATATTTATTATTTGCCTGGTTAGATTATTGGCAGTTCTTGACTGTCCCATGATTCTGTTAAAAAAACCTTCTGATTCATACTCGGCGATGATGTTTATAGTTCCAGATAGGTCCTTGTAATTGTCAAGGAATACCATGACTTCAGTTCCCCTAATTTTGGGAACCCCCAATACGGATTTTTTGATTGTATTCATAAGAACTAATTCTACCTTTTCCACATCTTCATCGTCAATAATACCGCCTTTGTATGTTTGTAGGAGCCCCTCTACTTGTTCTTCTTCTACTTCTTTGATTCCATATTTTTTAAGAAGTTCTGAACGGTCTGCAGGTAATTCTTCTTCGTCTTCTTCAGCTTCACCTG
It contains:
- a CDS encoding DUF2226 domain-containing protein translates to EPEIEPEPEIEPEPEIEPEPEIEPEPEIEPELESELEVEEPKGIETVPDIEEKPLVREKPSKQSESLEASLKSEEPVVEEKATKSSTKSEPVEGVDSSKSGEAEEDEEELPADRSELLKKYGIKEVEEEQVEGLLQTYKGGIIDDEDVEKVELVLMNTIKKSVLGVPKIRGTEVMVFLDNYKDLSGTINIIAEYESEGFFNRIMGQSRTANNLTRQIINIAEIAIKKSFRQYPEVVEKFDINVEFS